Genomic window (Streptomyces yatensis):
CACCCGGGCCCCGAAGGAACTGCTACACCATCTGCCGGCCCTGGTACTGCGCCGGCCTTCTGTGTCCGCCGACCCGACCTGGAAGTTGTCGGGGCTGCGGGGATCGCGGTTGCTTGACCGGAGACCACCTCACTATCGATGTCCTACGGTACCCGGGCTCAAGACTCCGCCCGGGCGATCCTGATGGCGCCTGGCCCCTCCGTTCTTCCCTCTGGGATCAATCACTTACCTACTACTGTCCTGCGCATTGCTCGGTGGCCTGTCACAGCACCACTCTTCGGCAGCCAGCCCCGTTGCCCGTCCTGCGTTTGCTCTGGCTTAGAACCCCGCTGCCGAACCTCCCAGTGCGCGCGTCCGCAGCCGACGCCTCACTGCTGAGTACTGCTACTGCGTGAACTGCGGTACTGCTCGCGGCGGCTCCTGATCACTGCGGGCCACCCGGTCCGGCCGCCAGTCCCGTCGCCGTCCTGCAACAACCCTGGCTTCGAAACTCCACCGCCGCACCGTCCTGCGTACTGCAACTGCGGTTAACCCTGCCCGGCAGTTCGTGTCTCCGGGCCCTGCTGTCTCTCTGGCTACGAGAGAAACCATAACCACGCCACCGCCCAATGTCTACTCCAGCCAGGATAGATTTTCGTGACCCAGGTGGAGAGATAGTCGGCACGGGCCACGGGACGGGTGCCCGGCGGTCCCGCTACAGCCAGGCCCGGCGCCAACCTGCACGGTGGCACCGGAGGTTTCGGCTGGCCCATGGTCAACCATCTCGGGCGGTGAGGGTTGCGTGGTGTGACCAGGCGCCGGCCTCGTCGCAGAGGGTGCGGGCCATCACCTAGGTGGCCCCTGACCGGCGATGATGCCGGCCAGGGGCCACCTGTCACATGAGCTGGCGTCAGCCGTCGTTCTCCGCCGACGGGATGTAGGCACCCGGTACGTCCCGAGGAGCGTAGATCTTCTTCTCACCCGGGTACGGCTTCGCCCAGTTGTGTGTCTCGTACCACGTGAGGTGGTTCATCTGGGCGGGGGGAGCGTAGTCCGGAACGGCGTTGGGACCGGTCAGCCGCTGCTTCGACTTCCACTGGTTCCACTGGGTGGCGACGTATCTCATGTCGGTCGGCACCTTGGCCGACGGCACGGCCGCCGCCTTCGGGCTCTGCGCCGCGGGGGTGTCCAGACCACAGGACGGCGGGGTCTTCACCCCGTCGGTCAGCGAGGTCCGGTTGGGCAGCGCCTTGAACGGCCTGAAGTCCGGGCGCTGGGTGAACGCCGAGGCCATCGGGGTGGCCGCGGTGTCCTTCTGGTTCATCGGCTGGATCCCGAGGATCTGCTCGATGGTCCGCATCATGTTGATCTGCGAGTAGTAGTGGCTGTCCACCACGCCGTGCTTGGCCCAGGGGCTGATGATCTGGACCGGGGCACGGTGGCCGTCGACATGGTCGAGACCCGCCTGGGAGTCGTCCTCGACGACGAAGATCGCCGAGTCCTTCCAGTACGTGCTGTGCGAGATCTCGTCGACGATCTGGCCCACGGCGAGGTCGTTGTCCGCGACCTGGGAGGCAGGGCTCACCGGGCCACCGGTGTGGTCGCTGGAGAGCCAGAACATGTTCAGGTTCGCCGGACCGTTCTTCTTGAAGTCCTTCTTCCAGATCTGTGCCCGGTAGACGTCCGGGACGCTGGTGTCGAACTTCGGGAAGCCGTGCACCGACACGTCGTTGAGCGACGGGATCGGCGAGGTCGAGTTCAGCGGGTAGGCGGTGTCCTGACCGGTCGCCGCCATGTTCTTGCTGTCGCAGTACAGGTTCTGCCAGCTGGCGTCCGACGGCTTGGTCAGGAACTGCTGGAACTCACCGAAGTTCCGGACGGACTTGCGGGCCGCCTGCGCACCGGTCCAGATGAAGCCGGTCTTCTGGTGGCCGAGGGCGTCGTCCTCGGTGTCGTAGCTGCGGGTGTACTCACCGGCCGAGGACTCGGTGTACTCCGGGTCGTCGGCCTGCATCAGCCAGTTGTGGCCCTCGGCGGAGTTGGTGCCGATGTCGTACGTGTTGTCGTACAGGCCGAACTGCTTGGCCAGGGCGTGCTGGTTCGGCGTGACGTTCTCGCCGAACTCGGTCAGCGACGGGTCGCCGTTGCCCTCCGGCAGGTCACCGAAGACCTGGTCGTAGGTCCGGTTCTCCTTGACGAGCAGGAAGACGTGCTTGATCGTCGAGCGGTCGCCGAGCTTGACCGGGACCGGCACCGGCTTGGCCGGGGTGCCGTCTGCCTTCTTGAGGGACTCGCCGTTCCAGCCGTTCTGCTTGAAGACCTTGCCGGTGTAGGACCTGATCACGCTGTCGCCAGGCAGCGTGAACTTCTGCACGCTCGAGGTCGTGTCGTGGGTGCCGTGACCGCCGGTGGCCTTACGGCGGGCGTCGATGCCACGGGTGTTGGAGACGTACACCTGGTTGCCGGAGGTGGTGATCTCCGAGGGGAAGTAGTCCGTGGGGAGCAGACCGACGTAGCTGACCGGCTCCTGCGCGGAGGTGAACTTGTAGACGGCGACGGCGTTGGCGCGGCCGAGGGTCACCAGCAGGTGGCCGTCGTCGGTGAGGGTCACCGCGTTGGGCTCGTAGCCCACCCGGGCCTTGGCCCACGGCTGGGTGGAGATGGTCTGGACGACCTTGTCCTTCGCCGTGTCGATGACCGACACGTTGTTGTCGGCGGTGTTGGTGACGAACACCACGCCGTGCTTGGCGTAGACGGCGGTCGGGTGCAGACCGACCTCGATGCCGGCGACCGCGGCGTCCTGGTTCGCCAGGTCGATGACGCTGACCGTGCCGCTGGTGGTGGCAGCGGTCTTCTGGTCGGCGAGTACCTGCGTGCCGTACGAGTTGATCGTGGGCTCGCCGGGCTTGGCCGGGCGGCCACCCTCGTTGCTGACGTAGAGCTTGTCGCCGACGACGGCCATGCCCCGCGGGGCGTTGCCCACCGCCCAGCTCCGCTTGATGGTCCCGGTCGCGGCGTCGATGGAGACGACCCGGTTCTGGCCGTTGACCGCGGAGTACACGGTCTTGCCGTCGGCCGAGAACACGGCCGCGCCCACCAGGGCGCGCTTGGAGCCGTCCGCCGGGATGCTGACGGTCCGCGGGCTGGAGACGCCGCCGTCCGCGTTCACGGTGAATACGGTGTAGCCGTCCGGCTGGCCCAGCCACAGCTGCTTGCCGTCGGGCGAGTACGTCGGGCCTTCCTGGCCCACGTTGTTGCTGCTGATGCGGGGGTTGGACGACGCGGCGTTGCTGACGAGCTGCTGCGTCTTCCAGCTCTTCAGGTCCACGATGGCCAGGGCCGCGCCACCGTCGGTGACCGAGGCGGCCATGTGCGTGCCGTCCGGGCTGACCGAGGACGACATGATCTTGCCCTGGTTGATGACGAGACGGTCGCCGTACGGGGCGATGTACTGGTTGCTGGAGACGACCTGGCCGTTCTTGGTGACCTGACCGACCTGCTCCGTGCCGAACTGGTGGGTCTGCGCGAGCGCCGTGCCGGCGGCCACGAGGGCGACAGCGGTGGTGCCCGCCGTCAGCAGCGGTATCCGGCGGCCGATGCGTCTGCGGATGAGGTTGATCCGGGCTTCCTCGACGAGTTTGCGGCGGCGAGTCACCTGCATTGAGGGTTATCCCTTCGGGGTGGTGTCGAGCAGTTCGACGTTGCCGTCGAACTGCCACAGCGGGTTCGGTGCGTCCCCGTCGGGGGTCCTCACCAGGAAGTAGCCGTTCACTTCCTTCGGTCCATCGCCATCGGCCATGAACCGCCCGTCCGGAGTCACGTCGAGTTGGTAGATGGCCTGTCCGGTGGCCTCGACGCCGGGAAGGTGCCAGGTCACGACGCAGCGCCAGTCGTTGCCCGGGCCTTGTGCCGCGACCCTGACGCTTCCCTTGTTGCACGACGCCGTGGCCTTCAACCGGTCCTCGGTGACGGCAGGCCGGTTGAGCTGGTCGGTCTGCATGCGGTACAGGTGCGCGAACGCCGTGGCGAGCGAGCGCTGCACCTTGTCCTGCTCGATCCCGGAGCCCGTCGCCGAGGTCGTCGCGGCGACGACCGCGAACGACGCGGCGGCCACCCCGACGAGCGGCAGGACTCCGATGGTGATGGCGCGGCGGCCGGAACCGTCGTGGGCCAGGTTGGTGAAGTCGCGCCGTACGAACAGCACATACGCCAGCGCCGTCGCGACCATGGCCCAGACGAGGCTGACAACGATGCCGATCAGCAGCGGGCCGAGTTGCCGGGGGCTGGTGAACAGACCGTTCCAGGAGATGAAGGCGTAGCTCGGCAGGGCGACGCGCACGGCCACCGGAAGCGGCAGCATCTGGGCGACCGCCATCGCGAGCGAGACGAGCACGGGCACCAGCAGCCCCATCGGGGACCGTCCCAGCGTGACCGACCCGAGAAGGCCGAGTGCGGCGAGCGCCAGGGTCGGGGCGAGGACGCAGACCCAGGAGAGCAGGACCGAGGCGGCGGCGTCCGACGGTGCCAGGAGATGGCCGTCGAGACCGACCAGCGGCTGGTCGCCGACCGCGAGGAGGCCGCCGACGGTGCTGGAGACCGCGAGCCCGGCCACGAGCAGCAGCAGGACGGTGAGACTGGCCACCGTCTTCGCCA
Coding sequences:
- a CDS encoding alkaline phosphatase family protein; translation: MQVTRRRKLVEEARINLIRRRIGRRIPLLTAGTTAVALVAAGTALAQTHQFGTEQVGQVTKNGQVVSSNQYIAPYGDRLVINQGKIMSSSVSPDGTHMAASVTDGGAALAIVDLKSWKTQQLVSNAASSNPRISSNNVGQEGPTYSPDGKQLWLGQPDGYTVFTVNADGGVSSPRTVSIPADGSKRALVGAAVFSADGKTVYSAVNGQNRVVSIDAATGTIKRSWAVGNAPRGMAVVGDKLYVSNEGGRPAKPGEPTINSYGTQVLADQKTAATTSGTVSVIDLANQDAAVAGIEVGLHPTAVYAKHGVVFVTNTADNNVSVIDTAKDKVVQTISTQPWAKARVGYEPNAVTLTDDGHLLVTLGRANAVAVYKFTSAQEPVSYVGLLPTDYFPSEITTSGNQVYVSNTRGIDARRKATGGHGTHDTTSSVQKFTLPGDSVIRSYTGKVFKQNGWNGESLKKADGTPAKPVPVPVKLGDRSTIKHVFLLVKENRTYDQVFGDLPEGNGDPSLTEFGENVTPNQHALAKQFGLYDNTYDIGTNSAEGHNWLMQADDPEYTESSAGEYTRSYDTEDDALGHQKTGFIWTGAQAARKSVRNFGEFQQFLTKPSDASWQNLYCDSKNMAATGQDTAYPLNSTSPIPSLNDVSVHGFPKFDTSVPDVYRAQIWKKDFKKNGPANLNMFWLSSDHTGGPVSPASQVADNDLAVGQIVDEISHSTYWKDSAIFVVEDDSQAGLDHVDGHRAPVQIISPWAKHGVVDSHYYSQINMMRTIEQILGIQPMNQKDTAATPMASAFTQRPDFRPFKALPNRTSLTDGVKTPPSCGLDTPAAQSPKAAAVPSAKVPTDMRYVATQWNQWKSKQRLTGPNAVPDYAPPAQMNHLTWYETHNWAKPYPGEKKIYAPRDVPGAYIPSAENDG
- a CDS encoding ABC transporter permease gives rise to the protein MTAALTRSTEREPEQVTGGRRVPLTRACRFELVKLVSQWRIRLLVLACWIAPALFVAGVSQQSTLPVDTLFGRWMLASGWAGPLVMLGFAGTWALPLLTSVVAGDVFASEDRLGTWRHLLVAVRSPRRIFVAKTVASLTVLLLLVAGLAVSSTVGGLLAVGDQPLVGLDGHLLAPSDAAASVLLSWVCVLAPTLALAALGLLGSVTLGRSPMGLLVPVLVSLAMAVAQMLPLPVAVRVALPSYAFISWNGLFTSPRQLGPLLIGIVVSLVWAMVATALAYVLFVRRDFTNLAHDGSGRRAITIGVLPLVGVAAASFAVVAATTSATGSGIEQDKVQRSLATAFAHLYRMQTDQLNRPAVTEDRLKATASCNKGSVRVAAQGPGNDWRCVVTWHLPGVEATGQAIYQLDVTPDGRFMADGDGPKEVNGYFLVRTPDGDAPNPLWQFDGNVELLDTTPKG